One genomic window of Salvelinus alpinus chromosome 9, SLU_Salpinus.1, whole genome shotgun sequence includes the following:
- the LOC139584008 gene encoding small acidic protein-like encodes MSSPGNRHGTKRPGSPSDDGPTPWEAADLGDNERKQKFLRLMGAGKKEHTGRLVIGDHKATSHVRSGAEDRRMNSELELQYQQGLDGKLSGRNRRHVGLGFSEPDPAPPSPPAESQSKAEQPASPKAPDSPSENQELPEKSPSQSPNGRRAEPSVEDKHKMAFVKSS; translated from the exons ATGAGTTCTCCAGGGAATCGACACGGGACAAAAAGACCTGGCTCTCCAAGTGAT GATGGACCTACACCATGGGAAGCTGCAGATCTGGGGGACAATGAGAGAAAGCAGAAGTTTTTGCGGTTGATGGGTGCAGGGAAG AAAGAGCACACTGGACGCCTAGTCATTGGAGATCACAAGGCAACATCCCATGTGCGCAGTG GGGCTGAGGACAGGAGGATGAACTCTGAGCTGGAGCTGCAGTACCAGCAGGGGCTGGACGGGAAGCTGTCGGGCAGAAACAGGAGACACGTCGGCCTGGGCTTCAGTGAG CCTGACCCAGCCCCACCTTCCCCACCTGCAGAGAGCCAAAGCAAAGCAGAGCAACCAGCCAGTCCCAAAGCCCCAGACAGCCCTTCGGAAAACCAGGAGTTACCGGAGAAATCCCCCTCACAGAGCCCAAACGGCAGGAGGGCAGAGCCCAGCGTAGAAGACAAACACAAAATGGCCTTTGTGAAGTCATCCTAA